In the Chromobacterium sp. ATCC 53434 genome, TCCGGCTGGGCCGCCGCCATCTGCGCCAGTTCCTGAGCCTGCCGCTCCTGATCGGCCATCCACCACCAGACGCCTCCGCCCATCGCGCCCATGATCGCCAATATCACCACCGCGCCCAGCAACTGCTTGCCCGGCAGCGGCAGCAAGCGGCAGCCCGCCTTCTCCTCGTCGGTCAGCGAGGTGACGATGTCTTCCAGATTGACGTGGCGGGTTACCGCCAGCAGTTCGTCGTCGATGTCGCCGAGGATGGTGACGCCGGTGCCCACCTCCTGAATGAACTGGCGCGCCGCGTCCAGCGCCGCCTCTCGGGCGATGGCGCGGTCCTGCGCCGGCTTGCCGTCGTGTATCGCGATGAACAGCACGCGGTCGGGATCGTCCGGATCGCTGTGCAGGAACAGCAGATTGGGATCGTCCGACACCACCCGCAGCAGGCCGGCCAGCGCGAACACCTGGCTCTTGCGCGCGTTGGCGGCCAGACTGGCCAGGCCGGCCACCCTGACGCCCAACGCGTTCTGCAGCACCAGATATTGTTTGGCGCCGCGCCTGCCGGCCAGCTCGCGGACCTCGTCGGCCTCCTTGCTCAGCCCCAGCAGCGGTTCCCACTGCAGTTCTACCGCCAGGTTGCCGAACAGCAATCTGGCCATGTCACACTCCCTCGGTCAGTTGCGGCGAGATCACCACGATGATTTCCTCGTCGTCCTGCGACGACGACTTGGTGCCGCCCTCGTAAGCCACCACCCCCTTGCGCGCGGTATTGCTCTTGGCGCGGCGGAAGCCGCTGAGAATCAGCGTCTGTCCGGATTTCAGCGAGGCGCGCTGCATGGTCTGCACCGACGAGGTGTTCGGCGTCTGGATGGTGTTGTCGCCGGAGGTGACCTTGGTGATGTCTATCAGCTCCGACAAGTCGATCTGCACCTGCAGCATCACGCTGCGGTTGTCCAGCAGCGTCGGCATCAGATTCATCACGAAGCCGGTGGTGATCAGGCCCGGCGTCAGGCCGGTGCTCGGCGCCGAGCCGTTGGTGCCGGCCGTCGACGTGATGCTGGCCAGATAACCCTGGTTATTGGTCACCGCCACCGGCGCCGGCTGATTGTTCAGCGTCACCACATTGGTGTTCACCACGGTGCTGACCCGCCCTTGCTGGCTCAAAGCCTGCAACAGGATCTTGCTGCCGCTGAACTGGCCGGAATTCATCGTGATACCGAACACGCCGGCGCCGTCCCCCGCGCCGGCCGGCATCGTGAAGGTGCTGCCCCAGCCGCTGGACGCGGAACGATAGACCAGGCTCCAGTCGACGCCGGAAGCACTGTTTTCATTCAGCTTGATCGAGAACACCTGCACCGACAGATTGACTTGGCGGCCCAATACCGCGTTTTCGCCGTCGATGTAGCGCCGCACCCGGTCCACCACGTCGGCGGAGTCGGTCACGGTGATCGAGCTGGTCATTTCCGACGGCATCGCCTTGCCCAGCGGCGACAGCATGCTGTTGACGGTATCGGCCAGCTTGTCCCAGTAACGCAGCTCCGAGGTCATGCTGACCGAGGAATCGGAACCGAAGCTGAGCGTGGCGCCGCCGCTCGAACCGCCGCCGCTGCCTCCGCCGCTGCCGCCCGAGGTGCTCTGCGAGCTTTTGCCCACCTTGGCCGTGTAGCTGGACACGCCCGGCATGGTCTTGATCTGAAAGGTGCGCGTCATCAGCCGCGAAAACTCCACCACGCCGTTGCGATAGCTCCAGTTGGTGCCGGTGCGGTTGGCCACCGCGTCCAACAGGCCGCGCAGCGTGCCGGAGTAGTTGATCTGGGTGCGAGGCTCGGTCTCCATCGCCGCCGAGGCCAGCGGCGAGTTCATGCCCGGCATCGCGCCGCCCATGCCGCCAGGCAGCGGCGGCATGCCCGTCGGCGGCATCGGCATGCCGCCCGGGCTGGCGTTGCCGCCGGCGCCCTGTTGCTTGGACGGGCTGATGCCGAAGATATCGCGCGCCAGGCGAATGGTGACGCCCTGCTCCTTGGAAACCTGCTCGGCGATCAGCGACAACGGCAAGGCCCGGCCCGAGGAGAAGCCGGCCGGCTGACCAAAGCGCGCCGGCAGCGAGTCGATCTCGTCCATCACCACCGAGCGCTGGGCGAACCAGGCGCCGCTGTCGTGCTCCATCAGTTGCGGCTGGCGATAAGACAGATTCTCCTGCGCGCTGCGCAGCACGGTCTGCGCCGCCGACACCCTGTCGTCGGTCTTCTGCAACATGCCGGGCGTGCCGCAAGCGGACAGCACCGAGACGCCGCACACCGCGGCTACGATCTTCTTCATGCGTCTTTCCTTAGCGCGTCGCGTTGATCACGCGAATGACCTTGTTGGCGTCGTACACCTTGATGCGAACCGGGGTGTCGGAGTTCTGCAGCGATTTGGCCACTTGCTCCATCACCTCCAGAAAAGTGCCGTTGAACGTCGCCGGATAATCGATGGGAAAGTCCCGCTCCAGCTCCCAGGCCAGCTCCCAGCCGTTGGCCTTGGCGTAGTCGCGCAAGGCGGCGGAGATTCGCCCCTGTCCGGGCGTCAGCCGCAGCGGCGCCCGGGACTGGCCGAATTCGATCTGCCGGCCGTCGGCTCCGCCGCCGCCCGCTCCGCCAGCGGCGGCATCCTGCGCGGCCGGGTTGTCCAGGTAGAGGAAACCGGCCTGGGCGTGCAGCGCGCACGCCAGCAAGGCTGCCGCCATCAATGTCTTCTGCTTCATAGCCGAACCTTATAGATTCACTTTAATAGGTATGATATCAAACTTTTTTAAACGCAGGTCAAATAAAACCGCCGCGTCCGCCTTCGGGCAGCGGCATGCCCTTCTGCTGCATGATCTGTTGAATGGTCAGGTTCAGATAGCGGCGCATGATCACCAGGCAGCCATAAAGCCGGATGTCGCGCAGCGGCTTGCGCTCCGCCAGTTCCATATAATAATGGGCCATCACGCCGGCGCCCTCCATGAACACCGTCTTGCGGCCTACGCTGGCCAGCGCCGCCCACAACTCCGGATGCCCGTGGCGGAACAGGATGGGCCGGGCCCAATCGCAACGCACCACGCCGTTCTTCTCGCGGTGATGGTGCAAAAGCCTGACCATCGCGGTGGAACGGTAGGCGTGCTTGTCGCAGGCCAGTTTGACCAGCTTGGCGCTGACGCCGAGCTTGCGGGCGAAGCCGACCAGCAGCGGATCGTCCGGATTGGACGGCACGCCGACCTGCTTCTCCAGCTGGGTCAGGAATTTCTCGTCGAAATCGGCCGCCTCGTGGTCCAGGCCGTTCAGCCTCATCCACTCCGACACCTGATACAGCTGCCTCTCCTTGGGTTCCAACCCGCGCGCCCGTATCACCCGATCGAACATCTTGCGATTGGCCGGCCGGTTCGACCACACCCTGCGCACCGCGCGCTCCCTGCGGATGTGGCGCAGCAGCAAGGGCGCCGCCGGCAAGGCCGCCAGCCAGCCCAGCGCATAATCGAGCGCGATGGTTCTGGCCATCGTCGGCTGCTCGCGCAGCCACTCGGCCCCATGCGCGAACGGCACGCCCAGCAACGGAATCTTCGCCAGCCACAGATAGCGGCCATAGGTGCTCTGCATCCACTTCTGCCATAGATGAGGCGCGAAATATACCGCGGCCGCCGCCAAGGCCAGCGCGCCGACAACCAGAAACAACCTGTCGTCGCCGCCGCCGCTGCCGCCGCCGCCATTGCGCGCCGCCATCAGACCGGTCTCCTATAGCGCGGTCGCGCATGATAGAAGCGGCCGGACAGCTTGGCCCTGCCGTAGCGGAAAGCCTGCTCTATCGGCACGCCCTTGTATTCAAACAGGATCAACACGCCGAAGATCAGCAGCATCGCCAGCACCGTATACCATTTGAACTTGAGGATCAGCACCGGCAGGATGTAAAAGGCCCGCGAATCCAGCCAGGGCGTGAAGCGCGGCGACTGCGCGGCGAATACCCATAATTGACCGTCCATGCCTCACCTCACCACAGCGAATCTTTATTGACGACATAATGCGGGCGGCCGCGCTCGTCCTTGCCCTGGTACATCACCGCGGCGTCGCCGGCCGCCGCCGGAGCGGCGCAGGAGGAAGCCGCCGAGCCGGCGCCCGTGCCGGAGCCGACGGTGACGCCGGCCAGGAAAATCAATATGCCCAGGCCGGCCAGCAGCGCCTCGTACGGCAGGCGCTCGAAGGCGGCTCGCAGCAGCCCCGCCGCCCTGTTGTCTTGTTTGCTCATCGTCGCCTCATCCGGTCATCAGATAGGTAATCACGTCTTCCTGCCGCACCCGCCCCCGCTCGATCAGCTCCAGCGCGCTCTGCCGCATCGGCCGGCCATACAGGTTCACCTTTTCCCGCATCAGCTGGAACACCCGCTCCGAGTTGGAGGCGATCTCCTGCGCCACCGAGCCGGCGCTGCCCAAGCGGGTGAAGTCCAGGCACTCCCGCACCGCGACGCGCTTGCCGTCCACCGTCGGCACCAGATGCTGGCACACCACGTATTTCAGCGTGGTGGCGAGGTTGTAGATCATCACCGCCCGCATCGCCTGCGGGAAAAACTTGGACCAGTAGTCGAACAGCTCCGGAATGGTGTTCGGGTGCATGGTGGCGTACACCAGGTGGCCGGACTGCGCCGCCCAGATCGCCGCCTGCGCCGTCTCGGCGTCGCGGACCTCGCCGACCAGCATATGGGTCGGCGCCATCCGCAGATGGGCGCGGATGCCATCGGAGAAGCTCTCGACCGAGCTGCCCACCTGCATCTGGTCGATGACCGCGGTCGGCGCCGCCACCCTGCCGTAGACGAACTCCACCGGATCCTCGATGGTGCGCAGGATGCAGGACGAGTCCGGCCGCTCGACATGGTCGCGCAACAGCGAGGACAAGGTGGCCGACTTGCCGGAGCCGGTTGGACCGGTCACCAGGATCAGGCCGGACCGCTGGGTGCGGCTGACGTAGACCAGATCCTCCGGCGCGTCGGCCTCGGCCAGCGTCCACGGCTCCGGCTTGATGCGGCGGAAGGTGGCCGACGGCCCGGCGGTCTCGCTCTGCATGTCCCGCGCCACCGCGACCCGGAAGCGCTGGCCGTCCAGGCCCTCGTAGACGAAGTCCAGCGAGCGGGCCTTGCCCATCACCATGTCGTAGCCGTTGACGTTGTCCTTATACGCCGCGGTCAGCAGCTGGCGCATCTCGTTCTGCTGCAGCCGCCGGTTCATCACCAGCCGGTTGCGGCCGAAGACCTTGGCCACCGGATAGGTGTCCTGTTTCAGGAAAATGTCGCTGGCGTCCGCAAAGCGGTTCAACAGGCTTTCCAGATCGCCGCGGCTGACTTTGGAGCCGGCGTCGAAATCATCGTCGCGCGCGGACATCATTTGCCTCCATCGAAAAACTCGGCGGCGCCCAGCTCGTCTATCGCCTTCCAGCGCGGCAGATCCTTGACGAACACCACCGGCTGCGACACCACCTTGCGCACCACCTTGACGTCGATGCCGCCGTCGGCGTCCACCACCCGCAGCTCCTGCCTCACCACCTTGGGCGGGTCCACCATTTTCTTCAGCCACAGCATCTTGTAGAGCAGCATGCCGTTGAAGCTTTCCTTCAGCTGCGCCAGCTTGCTGCCGTAAGCCACCTTGGCCGCCTGCACGCCGGCGACCCAGCCCTGGCGCACGCCGTCGTCCCAGGCCGCCTTCTCCTCCGGCGTCAGCGGCTTCAGCGCGGCGTCCGGCTCGCGCACCTCGGGCACCGGCTGCTGCATGTAATCCCACCAGCTGGGCGGCGCGGTGACGAAGCGCGCGTCCTCGCGCACCCGGTACGAGGCCTCGACCGACACCATGCTGGTCGGGCTTTCCAGCCTGACCGTGTTGCGGGACGAGCTGAGCACCGGCGGCAGCAGCGAATCTGGCAGCAGCAGCCGCGAAAAGTCGAACACCTGCGACAAGGTGGCGTCCTGCGCCTGCAGCATCGCGTTCAGCCGCTCGCACTCGCGCGCCTGGCCCAGCTGGGCGCCATAGGACAGGCCGGCGTTGAACACCGCCTTGACCTTCAACGCCGCCTGCTCGGACAGATAGCTCTTAGGCTGCCAGTTCAGGGCATCCCACAGCGCGGCGCCGTCCTCGCCCGGAATCGGCGCCGCCGCCGCCGCGCCGCCGGCCAGGCCTAGCGACAACACCCACCACCACAAGCGCCTCATCTATGCCTCACTCCACCCGCTGGTGCAGTCCCAGCGTCTCGCGCACCCGGCGCTCGCCGGCGCCGTCGTCGACGAAGGGACCGACCTCGATCTGGAATTTGCGGCCCACCGGCCGGACTTGGGACTCGAAGCCCTTGCTCTTGTAATCGCCGGCCACCCGCACCGCCAGCTTGCGATCGGCGAACAGGCCGCCATTCATCGCGTATTTCTGGATCAGCGGCTTGGACGCCGAGGCCTGGAACGCGGTCTTGGGATCGCGCGCGTCGCCGATGGCACGCGTGTAGTCCAGCACGATGGTCCGCGACTTCTCGTCCACCGCCAGCACATAGGGGAACTGGTCGCCGATGGAGCGCAAGACCGCGATCGCCGGCTGCGACACGCTCTTGATCCGCACGATGCTGTCGACGTCGGCCGAGCCGCGCTCTTCGAAACGCCAGCCTATGGCGTCGGCGATGTTCTTGACGATGCCGTGCGGCACGCCGACGTATTCGGTGGAATACAGCCGGTTCAGGTCGTTGCTGGGCGTGGCGGCCAGGCTGGCCTTCAGCTCCTGCATCGCCTTGTCGCCGCTGTTGACCACCGTCATCCGCGCCAGCAGCTGCTGGCTGCGGGCCGCGTCCTCGGCGGCCTTAGCCAGCATCGCCAGTTCGGGACTGGCCGCCGGATCCCTGGCTGCCGGCACGGCGCAGCCGGCCAGCGCCAGCACGGCGCCGGCCATCACTAAGGACATTGCGGATCTCATCGCTCGATGCTCCATTTGTATATTTTGATAGTAATCATATCAAACTTTTTTATTGCGCAGTTGAATTATTTCCGCTGCGCCGGCGGCAGCAGTTGTTCGACCAACTCCTCATCGCCGAGCGACTCCGCCAACGTTTCGCGGCGGCGGTCGAAATCGGCCTGCCAGCGCGCCACGCCTTGCGGCAGCCGCTCCAGCTTGCGGAACAGCATGCTGCGCGGATTGCGCCGCGCCCATTCGCCCAAGGCCAGCAGGCTGGCGTGCGGCATCGCCGTCAGTCGCTCCATCAGCACCGGAGACGGCAGCAAACCGTGCAAGCGGTACCAGATGCCGTCCGCGGCGTCGTCCGACGGCGCGGCGTAGCCTATTTCGTCGCCATGGGCCAGCGCCCACTCCTCCGGCGCCGACACGTCGCCGTCCTCGTCGGCAAACCAGCGCGCCAGCGCGGCGCGGTCCATTCCGTCTTCCATCAGCGTCCTCCCGCGACTTCCGCCACGATTTCCTTGATGATGTCCGCCTCGCGCTTGGCACCGCCCCAGGCGTCGATGCGCTTGTCCACCTCGGACACCGCGTCGCCGCCCGGAAAGCGGCGCGCCAGCCGGCTCAGCGCCTCGCGATAGCCGACGAATTTCGCCACCTGGCCGCGGATTTCCACATTGGCCGGCGTGGTGGCGTAGGCCCACAACTCGACGCCGCCCGGCTTGAAATACAGCACCCGCTCGACGATGGCGCCCTTGATCTTGCTGTACAGCAGCATCGGCGCGCCCAGCGGCGTCAGGCCCTGGATGCGGTTGGCCAGCGCCTCTTCGGCGTATTCGCTCAGATCCATGCTCTTCTTCAAATCCTCGCGCACCTCCTTGGAGTCGGCGCGCAGCACCCAGATATTGGTGGCCAGGTTCATGATGGACTTGGGGAAATCGGTGTGCTCTTGCGAGGCCAGCGCGATGTGCACCTTGTACTTCCGCCCCACCCGCACCAGGGTCTCGATCAGGCCGAGCACCATCGGCGAACTGATGTTGTGCAGCTCGTCGTAGACAATGCGCTTGACCTCGTTGCGGTTCTTACGCAGCTCGCGGCGGTGGTACTCCATGTACTGGCCGGGGCAATCCATCGTCGGCACCACGTCGTCGTCCATGTAGTAGCCGCGCGCCAGAAAGGCGCTGGTGGCCAGGTACATCACCTCGCCCTGCTTCTGCGAGGCGGCGCCCTGGCCGCCGGTGACGTCGGCCAGGTCCACCGCCACGATCTTGGCGTTGGCGAAGTCCAGCGCGGTCTCGTAGGCCAGCAACGGGAAGCGGCTGCTGATCGAACCCAGCATCCGGTTGCAGAAGTCCAGCATCGACGAACCACCCGGAATCACCGCGTCGGTGTAGTTGTCCTTGATGCTGGGCGTGGCCTGCATCACCTGGCTGAGGTCGGGAATGATGGGGACCGCGTAGCGCTGCGCCACGGTGGCGCAGCGGATCTCGCCGCGCTCGAACAGCATGTCGACGATGCTCCACCAGCTCGCACCCTCGTCCGGATGCAGGTTGTTGCGCTGCAACGCCTCGTCGACTTCCTGGTTGCGCCGCGGCTGGTATTTCTTCGGTTTCTCGATCGAGAAGTAGCGGTAGGCCGCGGCGACCAGCGTGTCCACCAGCTCGGCAATCTCCGGCACCGGCCTGTCCTGGCCGACCGGCGTCAGCAACAGGGTGACGAAGTCGACCAGGAAGGCCTTCTCGTCCGGCACCGCCGCGCGGCAACCCAGCATGGTGTCGAACGGATTCATCGCGTTGCGCTTGTCTATCGACAGCCGGTAGTGCTGGGCCAGGTATTCCCGGTCCGGCGGCAGCGAGGCCTTGACGGTGTCGATCAGGCCCTTGGACGAGTAGCCGACGTCCAGGATGGCCATCCGCGGAATGTCGTCCTTGCCCGGCTGCAGGATGGAGCCCAGGTTCAGCGCCTGCAGCAGCACCGACTTGCCCGAGCCCATGGTGGCGAACATCACGTCGACCCAGGCCTGCTGCAACTGCGAGCCGACTTGATAGACGAAGAGCTTGCCGTCCTCGGTCAGCATCATCATATTGCCGTAGTTCCACGGCGAGGCCGGCCGCTCGATGGGCAGGATGGCCGCCAGCATCTGCGCCGGCAGGATCAGCTCCGGCGCCAGATTGCGAAAGCCCGGCAAGGTGCCTATCGCCACCTCGCAGGGATTGCCGAACTCCTGTATCACCTGGCCGCCGCCCCAGCCGTTCAGGGCCGCCGCCAGCTCGGTGAAGCGGTCGGTGGCCTCCTGCTTGCTGGCGCCCCAGGTCGCCACCGAGATCCGGACGCCGACGAAGGTGGTCACGCCGCTTTTTTCCAGCTCCTTCACCTCGTTGATCGCGTCGACGATTTTGGAGTTCTGCCCGCCGAAAGTGGAGAATTTCAGGAACTGCGCCACCGACTTCTTGGTGGAGAAACGGCCGGACGCGCTGCCGGACAGCAGCTGGAACGCCATCCGGAACGGAATCTCGGCATGGATGCGCGCCGTCGGCAAAATGCGCAGCAGATTGTTGAACCCCTCCGGCTGCGAGATCGGAAATTCGAAATAGCCGCTGGAGTAGTACCGGTTGCCTGTCCGCGCGACGCCCTCTTCCGGCATGTTTTCCGCCTGGCGGCGGAAAATCTGCAAGCCCGGCAGCGGCGGCACGATGTCGTCGCGCTGGCCGGCGATGGCCGGCTCGGCGCGCGCCGGCGGCGCGCCGTTCTGCTTGACCGAGTCCGGTGTGATGGGCCTCAGGCCCTCGCCGCCGCCGTCCCACAGATTGGCGTCCATCACGATGGCCTCTTCCAGCGTCAACGCCCGCGCCTTCAGGCTGAAGATGCTGACCAGTCCCTCGACGTATTCCTTGCACACCCCCTGGTGGCGGTTGCGCATCGCCGGAATGAAGGTTTCGCTTTGCGCCATCTCGCCGCCGGACCAATTAGCGGCCACCTTGCGCATTTCCTTGGGCAGGATGGACGGCGAGGTGGTGACCACGATCAGCGCGATCTCCGACGCCACGGTGCGCGACAGAATGTCCTCGCGCTCGTCCAGGATGAAGTTGACGTCCATGCCGATGCGCGCGGTGGCCGAGCGTATGCTGTTGGCCTGCTTCTTCACTTCCTTGCGCGAGGTTTCCTTATCTCGCTGGAAGACGATGTCCACCACGATGCCGTTGCGGCGCGGCAGGCTGGCCAGCATCGCCGCCAGCTTGGCCAGCCGCTCCCGATAAGCCTCGCCGTCGAAAGACTGCAGCGCGCCGTCGAGCTTGTAGACCGTCATCAGGCCGCCGCCGCGCAGCGTGATCACCGGGCCGGAACCGGTGGTCCAGGCGCACTTGTCCCACAACGCCGCCCCGCGAATCTTGGGCAGCCGCTTCATGAAGTTGTCAAACGCGTCAAATATCGTCGTCACTGCGCATCTCCGAACGCCTCACATCGCCGCCTGGCGCCGTCATTGTTCCGCCTCCGCCCTGTCGTGCCGGCGCAATTCGTCTATGCCGAGCGGCCGGTACGACGGCGGGAAAATCAGCCGCAGGCCGTTGCGGGTCAGCAGCCTGACGGTATCCTCATACGAGTCCTCGCGGCTTTTCGCCAGCACCCTGAGGAAGGTGGCCAGATTGTCCACCGTGCCGCGGCCGCCCATATAGCTCTCCATCAAGCGCGCAGACTGCTGGAAATGCTGCTCGAGGTGACAGTCCGGCCCGCCCGATCCCAGCCAGGGCCAGGCGCGGCACAAGCGGTTCAAGGCTTCTTGCGAACGGCCCTTCTCCACACCCCAGAACGCGCCGGCGCGCAACGCGGCGCCGACATGCTGGGTGGCGCGGCAGTAGTGGCACAACACCAGCCAGTTGTCCGGCGCCTCGTTGCCGTAGTCGTCGTCCAACGGCTCGGCCTCCATGAACTCGCGGCTCCGGTAGCCGCAAAACTTGCAGCAATAGCGGTTGTACTCGAACAGCGAGCTGAGGAAGCCATGCGGCGGATGGCGGCTGACGGCATGCACTCCGTTCACGCCGTCCGGGTAGTCGCGGTTGCGGTAGATCTGCGGCTGTAGCATTTAAATGTTTTATAAAATATATACTATAACAAACATTATACACGGAAGGCCGATGGTGAAAACATAAAAAAACCCGCCGCCGGCGGGTTGGATCCGTGCCGACGGCATCACATCAGGGTCTTGCCGCCCATGCCGATCCAGTCCGGGGCGAAATAGGCGATCACGCCGCCCA is a window encoding:
- the pilO2 gene encoding type 4b pilus protein PilO2, whose translation is MARLLFGNLAVELQWEPLLGLSKEADEVRELAGRRGAKQYLVLQNALGVRVAGLASLAANARKSQVFALAGLLRVVSDDPNLLFLHSDPDDPDRVLFIAIHDGKPAQDRAIAREAALDAARQFIQEVGTGVTILGDIDDELLAVTRHVNLEDIVTSLTDEEKAGCRLLPLPGKQLLGAVVILAIMGAMGGGVWWWMADQERQAQELAQMAAAQPDPLQEFRGRQEQAMQSAAMDHGAAYAQEMQQTIAQLPREAGSWQLDRAMCKDGVCELSWKRHDGGTFKSLMEARPRIEFQDMGSAIERVSFLNGKSPREVKPIPSRDFYLAAGVRMQELEDLGTVQLGDKAEKLMAVALGKMEPLVPLPPALKNRAAAARQIIKGSWAMQGHLAFVDSVPGLMRRVGNMTIDEMAVTINDKKPEFTAKGNFYVQ
- a CDS encoding PilN family type IVB pilus formation outer membrane protein; the encoded protein is MKKIVAAVCGVSVLSACGTPGMLQKTDDRVSAAQTVLRSAQENLSYRQPQLMEHDSGAWFAQRSVVMDEIDSLPARFGQPAGFSSGRALPLSLIAEQVSKEQGVTIRLARDIFGISPSKQQGAGGNASPGGMPMPPTGMPPLPGGMGGAMPGMNSPLASAAMETEPRTQINYSGTLRGLLDAVANRTGTNWSYRNGVVEFSRLMTRTFQIKTMPGVSSYTAKVGKSSQSTSGGSGGGSGGGSSGGATLSFGSDSSVSMTSELRYWDKLADTVNSMLSPLGKAMPSEMTSSITVTDSADVVDRVRRYIDGENAVLGRQVNLSVQVFSIKLNENSASGVDWSLVYRSASSGWGSTFTMPAGAGDGAGVFGITMNSGQFSGSKILLQALSQQGRVSTVVNTNVVTLNNQPAPVAVTNNQGYLASITSTAGTNGSAPSTGLTPGLITTGFVMNLMPTLLDNRSVMLQVQIDLSELIDITKVTSGDNTIQTPNTSSVQTMQRASLKSGQTLILSGFRRAKSNTARKGVVAYEGGTKSSSQDDEEIIVVISPQLTEGV
- a CDS encoding toxin co-regulated pilus biosynthesis Q family protein, which encodes MAAALLACALHAQAGFLYLDNPAAQDAAAGGAGGGGADGRQIEFGQSRAPLRLTPGQGRISAALRDYAKANGWELAWELERDFPIDYPATFNGTFLEVMEQVAKSLQNSDTPVRIKVYDANKVIRVINATR
- a CDS encoding type IV pilus twitching motility protein PilT; this encodes MSARDDDFDAGSKVSRGDLESLLNRFADASDIFLKQDTYPVAKVFGRNRLVMNRRLQQNEMRQLLTAAYKDNVNGYDMVMGKARSLDFVYEGLDGQRFRVAVARDMQSETAGPSATFRRIKPEPWTLAEADAPEDLVYVSRTQRSGLILVTGPTGSGKSATLSSLLRDHVERPDSSCILRTIEDPVEFVYGRVAAPTAVIDQMQVGSSVESFSDGIRAHLRMAPTHMLVGEVRDAETAQAAIWAAQSGHLVYATMHPNTIPELFDYWSKFFPQAMRAVMIYNLATTLKYVVCQHLVPTVDGKRVAVRECLDFTRLGSAGSVAQEIASNSERVFQLMREKVNLYGRPMRQSALELIERGRVRQEDVITYLMTG
- a CDS encoding type IV secretory system conjugative DNA transfer family protein, whose protein sequence is MRRLWWWVLSLGLAGGAAAAAPIPGEDGAALWDALNWQPKSYLSEQAALKVKAVFNAGLSYGAQLGQARECERLNAMLQAQDATLSQVFDFSRLLLPDSLLPPVLSSSRNTVRLESPTSMVSVEASYRVREDARFVTAPPSWWDYMQQPVPEVREPDAALKPLTPEEKAAWDDGVRQGWVAGVQAAKVAYGSKLAQLKESFNGMLLYKMLWLKKMVDPPKVVRQELRVVDADGGIDVKVVRKVVSQPVVFVKDLPRWKAIDELGAAEFFDGGK
- a CDS encoding DotD/TraH family lipoprotein (Members of this family include DotD of type IVB secretion systems and TraH of plasmid conjugative plasmid systems, both lipoproteins.), with product MSLVMAGAVLALAGCAVPAARDPAASPELAMLAKAAEDAARSQQLLARMTVVNSGDKAMQELKASLAATPSNDLNRLYSTEYVGVPHGIVKNIADAIGWRFEERGSADVDSIVRIKSVSQPAIAVLRSIGDQFPYVLAVDEKSRTIVLDYTRAIGDARDPKTAFQASASKPLIQKYAMNGGLFADRKLAVRVAGDYKSKGFESQVRPVGRKFQIEVGPFVDDGAGERRVRETLGLHQRVE